The Hevea brasiliensis isolate MT/VB/25A 57/8 chromosome 1, ASM3005281v1, whole genome shotgun sequence DNA segment aattctcaattttgttttttctttttctctggttTAAACCCCAACACTATCCCGCTCTCTGAACACACAACGCTTTCTTTCCTCTCTTTCTCTAAGCTCTTTCAGTCTCTGCATTGCGGAGCTTACAAGACAGATTCAGGTCCATTTGAGCCTTATATACACACATTTTTTCTTGCATGTATATTCACGATTGAATGTGCGTGTCTTTTATTCGAGTTTTTGTGTCTGTgttctttatattttatgtttataGATCGATTCGGGTTCTTTCTAATTTGTCAAATTCTAAAGGTCTTGGACTTGGGGTTTTGAAGAAGATGGGTTTTGTGGTGCAGTTATGTTGTTTACTTTATCGGATATGTACTGTTTCGTTGCTTGGAAGATGTGGGAATGTGAAAGAAATTTGCATTttgctttttctttttaaaatcttTGAGTTTATTTGGACTCAGGAAAGAACCTGAGTTTATTTTTGGAGCAGACATTGTGTCATAGAAATACAAAGAGGAGATTAATACCAAGAATTttgtttttataaatattaattccaAATTGTTACGCATTTGAGGCTACAAGTGGGAAATCTTCAAGTTTTGGAAtcaaaatttcttttttcttgattaaaatttcaattcattttcttttttaggGAAAAAGTTTTTTATTTTCCGTCTATATTTTCATCTTGACTGTAAAATTTATTTCCCATTTGTTGTTTTGTATGTGAATTTTGTTGATCCTCTATCCTGGTGCTTATATTTTCAAATCTGCTTTATATTTTTTTACGTGGATACCCTGATCTCAAGGGGAAATTTTTCTCAAGAAGAACGGAACTTTTGAGTACAATGTCGATTTTCAAAATGAACTTTACCCTTGACATTGGAGTGATTTGATTATCTTTTGACAGAAGATTTGTCTCTGAAAATGGGAATCTAATTTTAAGTTGATCTTTGAAGATCCAATGATTTGATGATCTTTTGTGCATTATAGTTTTCCTAGCCCAAAAGACAAAAGAACAAAATTATATGTTGACAATTTGAACTGAAAATTTGCTAAATCTGCAAGTGCACAAAAATAGCAGCTTTTGTCTACTCTTGACAGTATTAAATTGACATAGTAATTTCTTGCTAGGAACGTATTTGATTTATGTTCTCAATTCTCACATGAAGGGTATGAAAGGTTATTCTATGGTGTTTAATTAGAAGAATTTATATCCCCATCTCTTCCTCTGAAGATCAATGGTGTTGCTTTGGCTCACATCATAACATATATACCTGAAGATTTTCTTTGATTGTAATATTCTAATTGCCTGCACTGATTTGATCATGTTATTGCAGGTTGCTTACCTAATTTGAGTGTAATGATTTATGTTGTTCTTGTCTAAGGCTTCTAAATATGAAGAAGGAAAATGTGCTTCCTACTAATTTTGGAGATATTAATGGTCGAATAACACGTTCACGGGCAGCTGCCCTGCATGCATCTAGCAGGATGCCATCTTTGAGGGCATATGCACAACAAGGTCAGAAGCATATTTCACGAGCAAAATCAAAAAGAGCAGCCTTGGATGAGAACAACACCACTGCACCTGAAAATGCAGGCACTGAGCCTAAGAGGAGAGCAGTGCTTCAGGATGTCACAAATGTTTGCTGTGAGAATTCATATAGGAGTTGTTTCAATGCAACTAGAATTCAGGTTCATATGTGGTACTTCTTTTGATTGATAGTATCTGGTTTGATGTGGTAATTTCAACTATGACTGCtgtaaagaaaataaatttcatgTATAAGCTTTTTATATGGCTGATTTGCCTGcttaaatttcattaaatattTTGAACGTGAAcaaatgtattattattattattattattattattaccccAAAAGAATGGATTGATCAAAAGATGAAAAAATATTCATGAAGTGTTCTCtactattataatttaataaataggaTTGTTTGACTATAACATCGATCCTCTTGAGACCGCAAAACTTACATTTTATTCTAAGATTTCATTTTTACTCTCATTCCTGTATCATAAAATGCTCTTCCATTCGTCCATTCAAGAATCTGAACTTTTCTCTAATTTGTTGATTCCAGGCTAAGAATGGAAAGCAGGCAAAAAAGAGTCAGCTCAATGTGTCCAAAGTGGCTCCTTCACTTTCTGTAGAAGTTCCAAATCTTCAAGCTAACTTAAAGGCTAAAACTGTTCAAGAAACCATACAAATAGAGCCTAAATCAGAAGTTACTTGTTCAACGACTTTTGAGAAAGATGTGCATTCTCAGCTAAGTAACATGAGAGAGTTTGGCACAAGTAACCACTGGCCTCCAAAACAAAGTTCCAGAATGCCATCACAACCCAGCAGTCCTCTGAAGAAAGGTTTGCTTCTCTTTAAATTTTCACTTCAAAACATGACAACCTCAATGTTACAAACATAGGTAGAATGCtaaaagagagaaaaaaggaCCGCATTATGGTGTGGGATTCACAAGCCTGgttcaaaatatattaacatattcatattttttcttttttaaattgatGTTCTTTGTTTGTTACTTTGTTTCCTTTACACTTATTATATTTATGAGATAGTTAAATTCATGCTAGTAGTGAAATACCAGTTACGTGTGATTATCTAATTCAGGAGTAGGTGTCAAATAAAGAGCTCAAATGGTTAGGTCACTTAGGTGGAGGGTGAAGTCTACTTCACTAATGCAGCTTTGCAATCAAATTTGTGCATTTTGGAATTGCTCAATACTGTCAATTAGTTGTAGTACTTACATTATAGGCATACACATTTCTTGGGCGATAACTTACATTTCATTGCATATTTCTTTTGGAATAACGTCTCAAAGTAAGAGCACTATGGAGAATAATTCAATTATCTGAAAAACAAACATGAGAAATGAAATTTTGCTAGGTGAGCCTTATGAACTTCGTATGCCAGTTGACAAATTTTGGAGCTTTTAGCTCCTTTAGCTTCAACGTATAGCGTCTGGCATTATGTCAACCTAGTGATCTTTAGGAAAGTTACACACCAATGGTTAAGTGCAGAAGAGCAAAATGAGATTGAGAAAACTGAGTGTCTTCATAAGATTATATGATGATGTTGTTTGCAATGCCGTTCTTAGGCTTTAGCCTTCAACATGTTTCCAGGAATTTATGATGTCAAATGCATTTTGGGTGTCTGCAGACTCTGTAAGTTTTCTTCAAATAATGTTGTGAACCACAGCCCTATCAGAAGGAACTActtgtttaaaatatattttacccTAGTTTTCTTCTTTGTGTAGTTGCATGCAGCAAGTATTGacatttcatttttaaatttctttagtgGAGAAACGTGGCCTTATTAACAGTGGGATGAAATCAAGTGATCCAGACTTTACAGACATCGATTGTGATCACAAGGATCCTCAACTCTGTAGCCTCTATGCTGCTGACATCTATAGCAACTTACATGTTGCTGAGGTTTGTGCCATGTCTAGCACTCTTTATGCAAAAAAAGTTCTCTATCTTTATTCTTCAACTTCCATTTCATTTTTCTGATATTATCTCTTTCTATGAGAATGCAAAAACACTCATCTTTGTACAAGAATGTTCTTAAGAAACTATGTGTGGAAGCATCCATTCTCATTTCAATTGTAGCATGACATGGTTTTTGTGCTACTCATCAGGATAAAGAAAGATAAAAGTTTtgtcatctctctcatttgttttgAAAGATACTGATGTTTGCTTCTGGCTTACTACTTTATTTATGTAGCTTGTCCGAAGGCCAAATTCTACTTACATGGAAACTATACAGCGGGATATCACTCAAAGCATGCGTGGGATTCTGGTTGATTGGCTTGTGGAGGTCAGGGTAGTTTCATTAATGAAATTCATTGCTATAGTGAAAGGCTATTTAATTCTTGATGGTGGTTCCTCAATATCTTAATTGGGTCCAGTGGCTTGGGTAGGCAGATAAACTGGTGCACTCCGCTTTCCCTATACCTCTTACTTCCATGGTAAAGTTGGGTTTGGGTTCCATATTTATGCTATGAGTCTATGACTGTAAGAAACTTACCAGTTGAACCACAAGGCACCCACACCTTGCACACATCCTGTCAGTGTCAACCATTTATCAGTTGCTTTTTTTCctgaattttttttattgcttTCCCACGTGTTCACAGATTTTCTTGATTTACTTAGATGTAGGAGCTCTTATTATAGTTTCAAAGTCTTCCCTtctcatttctttcattttcccTAAGCTTTTATGTTAAAAGATTATTCCATCTTTTCAGCTTCTTCCATCTGGACATAGGGGCTTTAGAAAATAAGATATCACCcagttttagtccctcaaaatcaAGGCATGACCTTTCAGTGTTTTTGCATGCAGTAACCACCCACTCACCCATGTGTTTAGACAGAGCCATGTGTTTAGACAGAGCCACAGTGGGGCCTTTGTTGTGTGTTTACTTTTTTGCATGACTTGCCACAAAGTGTCGGTTATTCTGATTCTTGAATTTGGGAATAAGTAGAGACCTGCTATTTTCCTCAGAATTTGTCTAATGATATTCTTCTCTCAGATTTTGGCAGTTTAGTCAAATACACTGGTAAACTTTAAGACTAGAGACACAATTTTGGTGGTCTTCTGGATTGTTCGTTAAACCAGGGTATTGTTTTGAGTGCCAGTGCGTTGTCTTAGTTTTTTCTAACTCATTTCGTGCATAAGATGAGGATAATCTCAATAATAGCCCTTTAGGATTATTGCACTAAAAGGTATCATGTATATGTGTTTAGATCCTCTCAGTGCAATGTCTGTCTCCTTCAAACTTTTGCTAAAGTGTACTTGTGGTCTCCGCTTCTTTAGACGTCTTATATATTGGAGGTATTCACCTTATATTTCAATGGGAAACAACAACGTTTTCATGATAAGATATTGGCACTATCAAAATTTTAGCAAGTTACGGTTTGTGCAAtatattcaattaaatatttagttGTATTTTACTTTAAGATTTTAAGCCTGTTGTCTACAATGACCCTTGGTTGACATCCAACTGCTGTCTGTTCCCTGTTTTCTTTTCAGTTTTGATTCACTTAGAATATATAAGTTGCTCTCTAAAAAGTCATAATACTGTCAGCAATTGTAATTTGTAATTTGGATCTTCAATTGATTATGTTTTGTTGCAAATATTCATGAAGAGTATAACTTTTCTTCTAAAAAAAAACTTGTTTGCCTTCTTTGCAATTATACTGGTTATGTTTATGTGTTTTTAATCTGTTTTTGAACTGTAATTATCACTCATAAAGCATTATCAGGTCAGTTGCACTCTGGATTTAAGTTCCTGTCTGATCATTCTGTCTCATTGGAATGTCAAATTGACATCCTTGAACTCACAGTTTTGACAAGAAATCTGAATTTCGAAGGAAATAATTGACATGTcaaatttaatcttgattttcagGTGTCTGAGGAATATAAGTTGGTCCCTGATACACTTTACCTCACAGTCTATCTCATAGATTCGTTCCTCTCTCAAAATTACATTGAAAGGCACAGGCTTCAACTACTTGGTATTACCTGCATGCTGATTGCATCGTAAGTTCTCATATCAATGGTATCATTTGCTGCATTATTGATAATTGATCACAGTTGCAAACAAAAGAAATATTTTACAGTATTCTTGTTTTATGTTGATAATAATCACAACAGAAGAAATATGCATTGAATATTTTGAATTCTTTTCCAA contains these protein-coding regions:
- the LOC110653824 gene encoding cyclin-A2-4-like, with the translated sequence MKKENVLPTNFGDINGRITRSRAAALHASSRMPSLRAYAQQGQKHISRAKSKRAALDENNTTAPENAGTEPKRRAVLQDVTNVCCENSYRSCFNATRIQAKNGKQAKKSQLNVSKVAPSLSVEVPNLQANLKAKTVQETIQIEPKSEVTCSTTFEKDVHSQLSNMREFGTSNHWPPKQSSRMPSQPSSPLKKVEKRGLINSGMKSSDPDFTDIDCDHKDPQLCSLYAADIYSNLHVAELVRRPNSTYMETIQRDITQSMRGILVDWLVEVSEEYKLVPDTLYLTVYLIDSFLSQNYIERHRLQLLGITCMLIASKYEEICAPRVEEFCFITDNTYTKGEVLKMESLVLKYFGFQIFAPTAKTFLRRFLRAAQASIESPSYELEYLADYLAELTLIDYNFLNFLPSVIAASAVFLARWTLDQTIHPWDPTLEHYTSYKASDIKTTVLALQDLQLNTNGCPLSAIRMKYRQQKFKTVATLSSPKLLETLF